In Populus trichocarpa isolate Nisqually-1 chromosome 16, P.trichocarpa_v4.1, whole genome shotgun sequence, a genomic segment contains:
- the LOC18106320 gene encoding gamma-interferon-responsive lysosomal thiol protein codes for MASTKLVFSFIVASFLVFLLPPSHAASHSDFEDIKISSSIDSQMVNLSVYYEALSPSCATFIIQNLTGVFDDDLITITNLRMVPWGNAHVNETDNTIICQNGRDECFLHKIQACAINVWNDVDKYYALIHCMEFLVIDGTHSDWQSCFNSLGLSEEPILECYNNGTGAKLQALYGYETAHLDPPHVFMPWVVVNNKSLGKDYGDFTTYICSAYEGKVKPNACKSST; via the exons atggcttctACAAAACTAGTCTTCTCATTCATCGTTGCTTCCTTCTTGGTCTTCCTTCTACCTCCATCTCATGCTGCTTCTCACTCAGATTTCGAAGATATCAAGATATCATCCTCTATCGATTCTCAAATGGTTAACCTCTCTGTTTACTATGAAGCATTAAGCCCATCTTGTGCAACCTTCATTATCCAAAATCTCACAGGTGTCTTCGACGATGATCTCATCACCATCACCAATCTCAGGATGGTACCTTGGGGTAATGCTCATGTCAACGAAACAGACAACACCATCATTTGTCAG AATGGTCGTGATGAATGTTTTCTGCATAAAATTCAAGCCTGCGCCATCAATGTCTGGAATGATGTG GACAAATATTATGCACTGATTCACTGCATGGAGTTCCTTGTTATCGATGGAACGCATTCGGATTGGCAGTCTTGTTTCAACTCGCTTGGATTGTCTGAAGAACCTATTTTGGAGTGTTATAACAATGGAACTGGAGCAAAG CTTCAAGCTTTATATGGTTACGAAACTGCACATCTTGATCCGCCTCATGTGTTTATGCCTTGGGTAGTCGTGAATAATAAATCACTCGGAAAG GACTACGGAGATTTCACCACCTATATCTGCAGTGCATACGAAGGCAAAGTCAAGCCCAATGCCTGCAAATCATCCACCTAA